From one Sesamum indicum cultivar Zhongzhi No. 13 unplaced genomic scaffold, S_indicum_v1.0 scaffold00128, whole genome shotgun sequence genomic stretch:
- the LOC105179226 gene encoding protein EXORDIUM-like 3, whose amino-acid sequence MPPPSPLTAAIPLRPLLLFIFFAVPVVSWRPWPNAKPNSTDFLYGGSKKYEGSSEFVHLKYHMGPVLTANITVYPIWYGTWQSSQKRIIREFISSISAAGSKSPSVAGWWKTVQLYTDQTGANISGTVHVGEEKNDRFYSHGKSLTRLSVQSVIKSAVSASTRPLPINPKSGVYLLLTSDDVYVQDFCNNVCGFHYFTFPSIVGYTLPYAWVGNSAKLCPGVCAYPFAVPDYIPGLKPVKSPNGDVGVDGMISVIAHEIAELSTNPLVNAWYAGQDPVFPVEIADLCEGIYGTGGGGSYTGQMLNGKDGATYNMNGIRRRFLVQWVWNPLVNYCTGPNALDQ is encoded by the coding sequence ATGCCTCCGCCATCACCCCTCACAGCGGCGATACCTCTCCGGCCGCTCCtcctcttcatcttcttcgCTGTGCCGGTCGTTTCTTGGCGACCCTGGCCCAATGCGAAGCCCAACTCGACGGATTTTCTCTACGGTGGTTCGAAAAAGTATGAAGGTTCATCGGAGTTTGTTCACCTGAAATACCACATGGGCCCCGTCCTCACCGCTAATATTACCGTTTACCCCATTTGGTACGGCACCTGGCAGAGCTCCCAGAAGCGGATTATCCGCGAGTTCATCAGCTCTATCTCCGCCGCGGGCTCTAAGTCACCGTCCGTAGCCGGATGGTGGAAAACCGTCCAGCTATACACCGATCAAACCGGCGCCAACATATCGGGAACCGTCCACGTCGGCGAAGAGAAGAACGACCGGTTTTACTCCCATGGAAAGTCGCTCACGCGCCTCTCCGTACAATCCGTGATAAAATCGGCGGTTTCCGCCTCCACGCGCCCGCTCCCAATCAACCCCAAGAGCGGCGTATACCTTTTGCTGACCTCAGACGACGTGTACGTTCAGGATTTCTGCAACAACGTATGTGGTTTCCATTACTTCACTTTTCCATCCATCGTGGGGTATACGCTACCATACGCCTGGGTGGGGAACTCAGCTAAACTGTGCCCCGGCGTGTGCGCGTACCCGTTCGCCGTACCGGATTATATCCCGGGGCTGAAGCCCGTTAAGTCACCAAACGGCGACGTTGGGGTGGACGGGATGATAAGCGTGATAGCTCACGAGATAGCGGAGCTATCCACAAACCCGTTAGTTAATGCTTGGTACGCGGGTCAAGACCCGGTTTTCCCCGTGGAAATAGCGGATTTATGCGAGGGCATTTATGGAACAGGGGGAGGCGGGTCGTACACCGGGCAGATGTTGAACGGTAAAGATGGTGCCACGTACAACATGAACGGAATCCGACGGAGGTTCTTGGTTCAGTGGGTTTGGAACCCGCTTGTGAATTACTGCACTGGCCCTAATGCACTTGATCAGTAA
- the LOC105179227 gene encoding 40S ribosomal protein S20-2, with the protein MAYAAMKPTKPGLEEPQEQIHKIRITLSSKNVKNLEKVCADLVRGAKDKRLRVKGPVRMPTKVLHITTRKSPCGEGTNTWDRFELRVHKRVIDLFSSPDVVKQITSITIEPGVEVEVTIADS; encoded by the exons ATGGCGTACGCAGCTATGAAGCCGACGAAACCGGGGTTGGAGGAGCCCCAAGAGCAGATTCACAAGATCCGTATCACTTTGTCCTCCAAGAACGTCAAGAATCTCGAAAAAG TTTGTGCTGACTTGGTACGTGGTGCCAAAGATAAGAGGCTCAGGGTAAAGGGACCAGTGAGAATGCCTACCAAGGTTCTTCACATCACCACTAGGAAGTCTCCATGTGGTGAAG GAACTAATACCTGGGACAGATTTGAGCTCCGGGTTCACAAGCGAGTGATTGACCTTTTTAGTTCCCCAGATGTTGTGAAGCAGATTACTTCAATCACCATCGAACCTGGTGTGGAAGTTGAAGTTACCATTGCTGATTCCTAG
- the LOC105179228 gene encoding 40S ribosomal protein S13-like yields MGRMHSRGKGISASALPYKRTPPSWLKISSQDVEENICKFAKRGMTPSQIGVILRDSHGIAQVKSVTGSKILRILKAHGLAPEIPEDLYHLIKKAVAIRKHLERNRKDKDSKFRLILVESRIHRLARYYKKTKKLPPVWKYESTTASTLVA; encoded by the exons ATGGGTCGTATGCACAGCCGCGG TAAGGGTATTTCTGCTTCAGCCCTGCCTTACAAGAGGACTCCTCCCAGCTGGCTCAAAATCTCCTCTCAAGAT GTTGAGGAGAATATATGTAAGTTTGCGAAGAGGGGCATGACACCATCACAAATCGGTGTCATTCTTCGTGATTCTCACGGTATTGCTCAGGTGAAGAGCGTTACTGGAAGCAAGATTCTGCGTATTCTCAAGGCTCACG GCCTTGCACCGGAGATTCCGGAGGATCTTTACcacttgatcaagaaagcagtTGCAATCAGGAAGCATTTGGAGAGGAACAGGAAGGATAAAGATTCAAAGTTCAGGTTGATTTTGGTGGAGAGTAGGATTCACCGTTTGGCTCGATACTACAAGAAGACCAAGAAGCTCCCACCCGTCTGGAAATA CGAATCAACCACTGCCAGCACTCTAGTGGCTTAA
- the LOC105179229 gene encoding probable calcium-binding protein CML13 yields MGKNLSDDQVSSMKEAFTLFDTDGDGKIAPSELGILMRSLGGNPTQAQLKSIIAQESLNAPFDFPRFLDLMSKHLKPEPFDRQLRDAFKVLDKDGTGYVVVSDLRHILTSIGEKLEPAEFDEWIREVDVGSDGKIRYEDFIARMVAK; encoded by the coding sequence ATGGGGAAAAATCTGAGCGACGATCAGGTGTCATCGATGAAGGAAGCCTTCACTTTGTTTGACACCGACGGAGACGGCAAGATTGCTCCGTCGGAGCTCGGAATCCTGATGCGTTCCCTCGGCGGAAACCCTACTCAAGCTCAGCTTAAGTCGATAATCGCTCAGGAGAGTCTCAATGCCCCCTTCGACTTCCCTAGGTTCCTCGACCTCATGTCCAAGCACTTGAAGCCGGAGCCCTTCGATCGCCAGCTCCGCGACGCGTTCAAGGTGCTCGACAAGGACGGTACTGGCTACGTCGTTGTATCGGACCTCAGGCACATCCTCACCAGCATTGGCGAGAAATTGGAGCCTGCGGAGTTTGATGAGTGGATCCGCGAAGTCGATGTTGGATCCGATGGCAAGATCCGGTACGAGGATTTCATCGCCCGCATGGTCGCCAAGTGA